From the Hydrogenobacter sp. genome, the window CAAGACTGTCTATAACGGAGTCCGCATCAGCTTTACCGAGAAGTTTAAGTATCTTTCTAATATTGTCCCTTATCTGATCAGCATCCACCTTAGTTCTTATAAAGGCTATCTTTTTATCCGCATAGAATGGTGTATCTATTTCGGTAAGTAGTTTCTTAAGTTTGGTGAGTTTTTCCTTGTAATCTATTATCACGAGAAGTCTCTGCTGAGCTATAATCTTACCCGAAGGTGAAAGGAAGGTTGATATTGCCTGAGACAGAGAAGAGGGCGATACATTCTCAGGGGAATAAACTAAGGCGGACATGTTATCTCCTAAGGGAGACTTTCCAGAGGGAAGCACAACCAGTTTACCCTTATCTATGGAAAGACTAAGCCCATATATGGAAAGTATGTCCTGCATGTAGGTTATGACTTCATCTTTTGTAAGATTGTTTATGTGGACAGAAACCCTCTGATTTAAATCAGCAGGAGCTATATAAGATACGCCTAAAATTTTATAAAATACCTCGTTGAGAAGGTCGGATATGCTTATATCGTCAAAATGTATGTTTATGTTTCCCCATCTTTTACCCTCTTTTCCCTTTATTTTTTCTTCATAATCCCTTTGATAAATTACTTTTTCCCTTCCCTTCTCTTCAATAGATGTATTCTTCTTTTCCTCTTTCTCTAACTCTGTAGTTTTATTTACCTCACCTTGCTTTATGGTGTAGGGTTCTTCGTATCCACCAACTACTTGCGCACATGAAAAGACCGCCAAGGAAATGGAAATAAACGCTACAGTTTTTCTTATACTCTTACCCCCAACTGGAAACATCCTTTCTCATTATAACACAGGAAGGTTTAAAATTTTAGTTATGTACGTACCTTTTGCAAGAAAATACAGACCGAAGTTTTTCAAGGATGTGGTAGGACAGGAACCTGTGAAGAAGGTTTTACTGAACGCAATAAAGCTCAAAAAGATATCTTCAGCTTACATATTTGCCGGCTCGAGGGGTACAGGTAAAACCACGGTTGCGAGACTACTCACCAAATCTTTGAACTGTTTGAATCTTCAAGAAAGCGGTGAGCCATGCGGGGAGTGTGAAAACTGCCTTTCTGTAGATAAAGGAAATTTTCCTGACCTCATAGAGATAGATGCAGCATCCAGCAGAGGAATAGATGATATAAGAGCCATAAGGGATGCGGTTTCTTATACACCAATAAAAGGAAAGTATAAGGTTTACATACTTGATGAAGCTCACATGCTCACAAAGGAAGCTTTCAATGCGTTACTCAAAACCCTTGAAGAACCTCCACCTAGAACTGTATTTATCTTATGCACCACCGAGTACGAAAAGATCATACCAACTATACTCTCAAGGTGTCAGAAGCTCATCTTCTCAAAGCTAAAAGAAGAGGAAATAGTGGAAAGGCTTAAGTACGTATGTAAAGAAGAAGGGATAAGTTACGATGAGAAGAGCCTTTTTACCATAGCTAAGATCAGCGATGGCGCTATTAGAGATGCACTGTCTTTGCTTGATCAGGTAAGCACCTACGGAGAAGGGAAAGTCAACGAAAGCGTACTTGAGGAGTTTCTTGGCATACTCTCTCAGGAAAAAGTGAGGGAATTTTTGAAGATGCTTTTGATCTCCGATGTGGATAAAGCTTTGCGCTTCTTGAGGGACATAAACGAAAGGGGCTTCAATCTGGCAAGGTTTTGGGACGCTTTAGAGGAAGAGATAAGAACCCTCTTATTATTTAGGAGTCTCAAAGATCCCGAAAGGATCATAAAAGTTGAGGATTTTCACACGAGTATGAAACATGTCCCTTTAAACACACTTCTTTACCTTGAAAAAGTAATAAACACAGCGAAGGCTGATGCTAAAACGAGAGAATTTCTCAGAGCGTGTGAGCTGGCTGTGGTAAAAACCCTTATAGTAAAGGACATAATATCTATAAAGGATCTGCTCAAAATCACAAACCCATATCTTAGCAACGAAGCACCCTCTCAAGAAGGCACATTAAGAGAGAAAATTCTCAAAGGGATAGAGGAAGCCTTTGGGGTTCTTGAGGCTGAGAGGCTGAAAAAATTTGAGACTGAGGAAGAAAAAGGAAAGATCATCTTTCTTGTTCCAGAAAGCGAGATAAAAACCGTAGATATGAATAAGATAAAAGCTAGATTTCCTGAAGTAGATTTTAAAATACTTCCCTTCAAAGATATGCAGGAGGAACTTCCTGAATTTTCGCAAAAAGTAAAAGATCTGTTCGGAGCAAAGGTGATAAAACATGGAAAAAGTGATAAAGGCAAAGGTACTTCTGGTAAAGATACCACCTGAGCTTACTGGACTTTTTACTTCCCTAATAGACGGATCGGGAAGGAAGGCTATAGTAAGAACTAAGGACGCTCAAAAGGATGTTGTTTATCTCATAGCAACACCCGACACATACGAAGAGCTACTCTCTATAATACCTTATATAAAAAAACACATCCCTCATATAGAAGTACTCGGGCAAATAGATACTGCACAGATGGAGATATAACTAAAAATTCGCTAAAAAGATACTCACAACTTAGAAAAGTTCAATGGATATACGAGAAACCCCTTTTATATTTACTTTCAGGAGGTTTGAAGCCATGGACAGGAGAGACTTCTTAAAGCTTGCCTTATTGAGTACATTTGGAGCGGTTTATCTGCCTGATTTGAGTAACGGAAGGGATGTCTACAAAACAAAGCTCTCCTACAGTGTGAGTTTACCTTTCAACGAACCTGTAAGACTTTGGGTACCTGTCCCAGAAAGTACCAGTTATCAAAGGCTTCTCAACGTAGAGGTAAGAACCAGCGCAGTCTATTACGATCTTAAAAAAGACAAAGTTTACGGTGCGCCTATCCTTTACGTTGAGTTCGCAACTGGACAAGAAAAAAAAGACCTTGAAGTTATCTTTGACGTCGAATACACAAGCAGAAGTGTGGATCTTGGCAAGTTACCCGAGAATAACTCGCGTATACCTGATGAGGTATCCCTATTTTTGAAACCAACAGAGCATATACAGACGGATGGTATAGTGAAAGAGTATGCTGACAAAATAACTTCCAAAAGTAGAAACCAGATTGAAAAAGTAAAAGCTATATACAACTGGGTTGTAGAAAATACATTCAGGGATCCTAAGGTGCAGGGTTGTGGTACAGGTGATGTCAAGAGCATGCTTGAAACAGGATACTTTGGAGGAAAATGTACGGACATAAACTCTCTCTTTGTGGCTCTTTGCAGAGCGAGTGGCATTCCTGCAAGAGAAATCTTTGGTATAAGGGTAAGACCTTCTTCCTTGTCCAAAGGCATATCTTCTGTGACAAAGGATGCTACTAAGGCTCAACACTGTAAAGCCGAGTTTTATCTTGGACAGTGGGTACCTGCAGATCCAGCAGATGTTAGGAAACTTATTCTTGAAGAGCATCTCTCCCTTGACGATCCAAAAGTCAGAAAGGTTAGGGAGTTCCTGCTTGGAAATTCGGATGCTCACTGGATAGCCTTCAACAGCGCGAGGGACTTTTCTTTAGAACCGCCTCTTACCAGCGGTGAGAAAATAAACGAGTTTATGTATCCTATAGCTGAGGTAAATGGAAAACTCATAGATAAGTATAAACTTACCTTTGAGCTATCTAAGTATACGGTTTTGGCTTAACTTATAAGAGAGTGCCAAAGGAGAAGTCCATCGTGAGATC encodes:
- a CDS encoding transglutaminase domain-containing protein, which gives rise to MDRRDFLKLALLSTFGAVYLPDLSNGRDVYKTKLSYSVSLPFNEPVRLWVPVPESTSYQRLLNVEVRTSAVYYDLKKDKVYGAPILYVEFATGQEKKDLEVIFDVEYTSRSVDLGKLPENNSRIPDEVSLFLKPTEHIQTDGIVKEYADKITSKSRNQIEKVKAIYNWVVENTFRDPKVQGCGTGDVKSMLETGYFGGKCTDINSLFVALCRASGIPAREIFGIRVRPSSLSKGISSVTKDATKAQHCKAEFYLGQWVPADPADVRKLILEEHLSLDDPKVRKVREFLLGNSDAHWIAFNSARDFSLEPPLTSGEKINEFMYPIAEVNGKLIDKYKLTFELSKYTVLA
- the dnaX gene encoding DNA polymerase III subunit gamma/tau, coding for MYVPFARKYRPKFFKDVVGQEPVKKVLLNAIKLKKISSAYIFAGSRGTGKTTVARLLTKSLNCLNLQESGEPCGECENCLSVDKGNFPDLIEIDAASSRGIDDIRAIRDAVSYTPIKGKYKVYILDEAHMLTKEAFNALLKTLEEPPPRTVFILCTTEYEKIIPTILSRCQKLIFSKLKEEEIVERLKYVCKEEGISYDEKSLFTIAKISDGAIRDALSLLDQVSTYGEGKVNESVLEEFLGILSQEKVREFLKMLLISDVDKALRFLRDINERGFNLARFWDALEEEIRTLLLFRSLKDPERIIKVEDFHTSMKHVPLNTLLYLEKVINTAKADAKTREFLRACELAVVKTLIVKDIISIKDLLKITNPYLSNEAPSQEGTLREKILKGIEEAFGVLEAERLKKFETEEEKGKIIFLVPESEIKTVDMNKIKARFPEVDFKILPFKDMQEELPEFSQKVKDLFGAKVIKHGKSDKGKGTSGKDTT